A stretch of Carnobacterium iners DNA encodes these proteins:
- a CDS encoding FUSC family protein, with translation MIDIIRPCLLKGQLKSEWILLKSHYRIGMRTIKTGIAVALCMIFFHYTNRGTPALAALAAVFSLRADWRTSFNFGRNRIFGNAVGAILATALVLFQTATGNQFILEIIGVSIGQMLVIIICDRLHYHDGIIGGTATYMITYFTIPMNATYIYGLNRVLDTVIGSVIAILVNIILSTYALQKFKKNRFVFPDSTKDE, from the coding sequence ATGATAGATATTATCAGACCTTGCTTGTTAAAAGGTCAACTAAAAAGTGAGTGGATATTGTTGAAAAGTCATTATCGAATTGGTATGCGTACAATCAAAACAGGAATTGCTGTAGCTTTATGTATGATTTTTTTTCACTATACAAATCGAGGAACTCCCGCTTTAGCTGCTTTAGCTGCTGTTTTTTCTTTGAGAGCAGACTGGAGAACGAGCTTTAATTTTGGGAGAAATCGTATCTTTGGAAATGCAGTCGGTGCTATTCTTGCAACGGCGCTAGTATTATTCCAGACAGCAACAGGGAATCAGTTTATTCTTGAAATTATTGGTGTTTCTATTGGGCAAATGCTTGTTATTATTATCTGCGACCGATTGCACTATCATGATGGAATTATCGGTGGCACAGCTACTTATATGATTACTTATTTTACGATTCCGATGAATGCTACTTATATTTATGGTCTTAATCGGGTTCTTGATACCGTCATAGGTAGTGTTATTGCTATTCTAGTAAATATTATACTTTCTACTTATGCGCTTCAAAAATTTAAAAAAAATCGTTTTGTTTTTCCTGATTCAACAAAAGATGAGTAA
- a CDS encoding FUSC family protein — translation MMIGEYRIGMRTVKTAIAVASCILLFHFTNRGAPMIASLTAIFVLREDWRMTFKFSKNRILGNSIGAFTATLVVLVQNIFGTHFLIELIGVPVAIIFIIVICDLLKNNAGIIGGTAAFLIIYYTIPIDDALFYAIQRIFDTFIGAFIAIFINLLIPYHSKK, via the coding sequence ATGATGATCGGAGAGTATCGAATTGGTATGCGCACCGTTAAAACTGCTATCGCCGTAGCCAGCTGTATTTTATTGTTTCATTTCACTAATCGTGGAGCCCCTATGATAGCTTCATTAACTGCTATTTTTGTTTTAAGAGAAGATTGGCGAATGACTTTTAAATTCAGTAAAAATAGGATTTTGGGTAATTCTATTGGAGCCTTTACTGCAACATTAGTTGTTCTTGTTCAAAATATTTTTGGCACCCATTTTTTGATTGAACTTATCGGTGTACCAGTAGCTATTATTTTTATTATTGTTATCTGTGACTTACTTAAAAATAATGCAGGAATTATTGGTGGAACAGCTGCTTTTTTAATCATTTACTATACGATTCCTATTGATGATGCCCTCTTTTATGCTATTCAGCGTATCTTTGATACGTTCATTGGCGCTTTTATTGCTATTTTTATTAATTTGCTTATTCCTTACCACTCAAAAAAATAA
- a CDS encoding GerMN domain-containing protein — translation MKKITVLFSLLTIGFILSSCRLFKIDDSAVSEAVSSQNQVTDSSKESLKSSETDDSSITESSINSDESKEIVTENQLADYFPETANKEYVYIGEGNEYASYDVFTDYEANNSKQTRTNNGGTEVVKVLDLEENQVVVRIDREETYTRENWLKTKISNKNEEMEILIKSPIKVGTSWEVVGERTRSITAINVSMTTPIGTFNTIEVTTGGTGDKEITYYAPNIGLVKSVFSLNGYNVTSTLSEINETPLMQTIRFYYPESDGKTMSFVDKEVAFKTNNVTRKRIEAAYKEVPNNQVGNVLSKNTKILSLYLNKDGHVYIDFSKELTSEMNAGTAFETLIMQSLVNTIGGYYHTNDVYLTVEGKPYSTGHIQMEKGEPFMVTNKNSHELGK, via the coding sequence ATGAAAAAAATAACAGTCTTATTTAGTTTATTAACAATAGGATTTATTTTGTCTTCTTGTCGACTTTTTAAGATAGATGATTCCGCTGTTAGCGAAGCAGTTTCTAGTCAAAATCAAGTGACTGATAGCTCTAAAGAATCACTAAAATCAAGTGAAACCGATGATTCTTCTATTACAGAGAGCTCAATTAATTCAGATGAATCTAAAGAAATAGTAACTGAAAACCAATTAGCTGATTACTTTCCTGAAACGGCTAATAAAGAATACGTATATATAGGAGAAGGAAATGAATACGCAAGTTACGATGTATTTACAGATTATGAAGCAAACAATTCTAAGCAAACAAGAACAAATAATGGAGGTACAGAAGTAGTAAAAGTATTGGATTTAGAAGAAAATCAAGTAGTGGTTCGCATAGATCGAGAGGAAACCTATACTAGAGAAAATTGGCTCAAAACAAAAATATCTAATAAAAATGAAGAAATGGAAATTTTAATAAAAAGCCCAATAAAAGTCGGGACTAGCTGGGAAGTAGTAGGAGAACGCACAAGATCTATTACTGCCATCAATGTCTCTATGACGACCCCAATTGGAACGTTTAACACGATAGAAGTGACGACTGGAGGAACAGGAGACAAGGAAATTACTTATTATGCACCCAATATAGGATTAGTGAAAAGTGTGTTTTCATTAAATGGTTACAATGTAACATCAACATTAAGTGAAATAAACGAGACACCATTGATGCAAACAATCCGTTTTTATTACCCTGAATCTGACGGAAAAACCATGTCCTTCGTCGACAAAGAAGTAGCCTTTAAAACAAATAATGTTACAAGAAAAAGAATCGAAGCAGCCTATAAAGAAGTCCCTAATAATCAAGTCGGAAATGTCCTTTCTAAAAATACTAAGATCTTAAGTTTGTATTTAAATAAAGATGGCCATGTATACATTGATTTTTCAAAGGAACTAACTTCTGAAATGAATGCGGGGACAGCCTTTGAAACGTTGATTATGCAAAGTCTTGTTAACACAATTGGTGGGTATTATCATACGAATGACGTTTATCTAACAGTAGAAGGTAAACCTTATAGTACAGGCCATATTCAAATGGAAAAAGGGGAACCCTTTATGGTAACCAATAAAAATAGTCACGAGCTAGGAAAATAA
- a CDS encoding ABC transporter substrate-binding protein: MKKLIVGLAALALFTTACGTKENTKDADTIKIGGNFELTGPVSAYGTAESKGVQLAIKEINAAGGVLDKKLDYVELDNKSDTTESASVATKLATQEKVSLIVGPATSGATKSATPSLTRAKVAMITPSGTDDGLTLDSKGNVQPFVFRTGFQDSFQGVALAEFAETSLSSKKAVIIGDSSSDYAIGLTKSFKNSYAGEIVADENFTADDTDFNAILTRIKDKDFDVIYMPAYYEQAGLIIKQAREMGIEQPILGADGFSNQALLDLAGEENVSNVYYSAHFSLNNKEKKITDFIKAYTDEYDIAPDAFAALAYDSVYLAKQGIEEADSSDPQEVAKALEKVTDFNGITGNFSIDENHNPVKSVFVIELQDGKEAGGTEVKPK; encoded by the coding sequence ATGAAAAAATTAATTGTAGGCCTTGCAGCATTGGCATTATTTACCACGGCTTGTGGTACAAAAGAAAATACGAAGGATGCCGATACAATTAAAATCGGTGGGAATTTCGAATTAACCGGTCCTGTTTCCGCATATGGAACGGCAGAATCAAAAGGTGTTCAACTAGCGATTAAAGAAATTAATGCAGCTGGTGGCGTTTTAGATAAAAAATTAGACTATGTTGAGTTAGATAATAAATCTGATACAACAGAGTCAGCTAGTGTAGCCACTAAATTAGCAACACAAGAAAAAGTATCTCTTATCGTAGGACCTGCAACCAGTGGAGCAACAAAATCAGCAACCCCTTCTCTTACGAGAGCAAAAGTAGCGATGATCACACCCTCAGGAACAGATGATGGGTTAACATTAGATAGTAAAGGCAACGTTCAACCATTCGTTTTTAGAACGGGTTTCCAAGATTCTTTTCAAGGAGTAGCATTGGCGGAATTTGCTGAAACAAGCTTAAGTTCTAAAAAAGCGGTCATCATCGGAGATAGTTCGAGTGATTACGCTATTGGGTTAACAAAATCTTTCAAAAACTCATATGCTGGTGAAATTGTCGCTGATGAAAACTTTACAGCTGATGATACGGACTTTAACGCTATCTTGACTCGAATCAAAGACAAAGACTTCGATGTTATCTATATGCCCGCTTATTATGAGCAAGCAGGTTTAATCATCAAGCAAGCACGTGAAATGGGTATCGAACAACCGATTTTAGGAGCTGATGGGTTTAGTAACCAAGCGTTACTAGATTTAGCTGGCGAAGAAAATGTTTCAAATGTTTATTACTCAGCTCATTTCTCATTAAACAATAAAGAAAAGAAAATCACAGATTTTATCAAAGCGTATACTGATGAATACGATATCGCACCTGATGCTTTTGCTGCACTAGCTTATGATTCTGTCTACTTGGCAAAACAAGGAATTGAAGAAGCAGATAGCTCAGATCCTCAAGAGGTTGCTAAAGCTCTTGAAAAAGTGACAGACTTCAACGGAATCACTGGTAATTTCTCTATTGATGAAAATCATAATCCAGTGAAATCAGTATTTGTCATCGAATTACAAGACGGTAAAGAAGCTGGCGGTACTGAAGTAAAACCTAAATAA
- a CDS encoding branched-chain amino acid ABC transporter permease translates to MENFIQQLINGLSLGSIYALIALGYTMVYGIIKLINFAHGEIYMVGAFVGYATINTFQLGLIPSLIISMAFCALLGAMIERVAYKPLRKATRVAALITAIGVSFLLQNIMIYIVGPQVRAFPQVIENKVYSVGNIQINQTQITIFLTTIILMVALQFIVKKTKMGKAMRAVSTDADAARLMGINVDNVISFTFILGSSLAGAAGVLVGMYYNSIDPLMGVAPGLKAFIAAVLGGIGIIPGALVGGFAIGIIETLISGYGSSLIKDAVVYLILIIILIVKPTGLLGKNKKEKV, encoded by the coding sequence ATGGAAAATTTTATTCAGCAATTAATTAACGGGCTTTCATTAGGAAGCATTTATGCTTTAATTGCTCTTGGTTATACGATGGTATATGGCATTATTAAGTTAATCAATTTTGCTCACGGTGAAATTTATATGGTCGGTGCTTTTGTCGGTTATGCTACTATCAATACCTTTCAGCTTGGGTTAATCCCTTCACTCATCATTTCAATGGCTTTTTGTGCTTTGTTAGGTGCGATGATTGAACGTGTTGCTTACAAACCGCTAAGAAAAGCTACGCGTGTTGCAGCCTTAATTACAGCGATTGGTGTGTCATTTTTATTGCAAAATATTATGATTTATATTGTTGGACCACAGGTGCGGGCCTTTCCACAAGTCATTGAAAATAAAGTTTATTCCGTTGGAAATATCCAAATAAATCAAACGCAAATCACGATTTTTTTAACAACGATTATTTTGATGGTAGCTTTGCAGTTTATCGTTAAGAAAACTAAAATGGGCAAAGCGATGAGAGCAGTTAGCACAGATGCTGACGCGGCTAGATTAATGGGAATAAACGTAGACAATGTCATTTCCTTTACCTTTATTTTAGGTTCTTCATTAGCTGGCGCGGCTGGCGTATTAGTTGGGATGTATTACAATTCGATTGATCCTTTGATGGGTGTTGCACCGGGATTAAAAGCTTTTATCGCCGCTGTTTTAGGTGGAATTGGCATTATTCCAGGTGCGTTAGTTGGAGGATTTGCTATTGGTATTATTGAAACATTAATAAGCGGATACGGCAGCTCGTTGATTAAAGATGCTGTTGTTTACCTTATTTTAATTATTATTTTAATTGTTAAGCCAACTGGCTTATTAGGCAAAAATAAAAAAGAGAAAGTGTAG
- a CDS encoding branched-chain amino acid ABC transporter permease codes for MKQLNKTNLGWLIFILVAFLATQLLVSFGIIDAFYEITLMTILINIILAVGLNLIIGFSGQFSLGHAGFMAIGAYCTAIMTIKIPTLVGLFAGILLGAVIAGVVALLVGIPTLRLKGDYLAIATLGVAEIIRIAILNMGSLTNGAAGLSDIPYLTTWQLAFIFVVITLIIVVNYIKSSAGRATIAIREDEIAAESMGINTTKYKTIAFVIGAATAAVAGGLHASYFSVIRPADFTFMKSIDILIIVVFGGLGSVTGSVIAAIVLGIINVFLQPFGQLRMILYSLALIAIMIFKPSGLFGTKEFTISTVMKKRKMKTPTKKEETK; via the coding sequence ATGAAGCAACTAAATAAAACCAATCTTGGCTGGCTCATTTTTATCCTAGTCGCCTTTCTTGCTACTCAACTGCTTGTTTCTTTCGGTATTATTGATGCTTTTTATGAGATTACGTTAATGACAATCTTAATCAATATTATTTTAGCAGTGGGATTAAATTTAATTATCGGTTTTTCTGGACAATTTTCTTTAGGCCATGCAGGTTTTATGGCGATTGGAGCTTATTGTACGGCCATTATGACAATCAAAATTCCGACACTAGTCGGCTTATTTGCTGGGATTTTATTAGGAGCAGTCATTGCAGGAGTAGTTGCGTTACTTGTTGGAATCCCAACTTTACGATTAAAAGGCGACTATTTAGCCATTGCTACTTTAGGAGTAGCTGAAATTATTCGCATTGCTATTTTGAATATGGGGAGTCTAACAAACGGTGCAGCTGGATTAAGTGATATTCCTTATCTAACCACTTGGCAATTAGCGTTTATTTTTGTAGTGATAACACTCATTATTGTAGTCAACTACATTAAAAGTAGCGCTGGAAGAGCAACCATTGCGATTCGTGAAGATGAAATCGCTGCTGAATCGATGGGAATCAATACGACTAAATACAAAACGATTGCTTTTGTAATCGGCGCAGCAACAGCAGCTGTCGCAGGTGGTTTACATGCTTCTTACTTTAGTGTTATTCGCCCAGCAGATTTTACTTTTATGAAGTCAATTGATATTTTAATCATTGTTGTTTTTGGTGGATTAGGAAGTGTCACAGGTAGTGTTATTGCCGCTATCGTTTTAGGTATTATTAATGTCTTTTTACAACCTTTTGGACAATTACGGATGATTCTTTACTCGTTGGCTCTGATTGCTATTATGATTTTCAAGCCCTCAGGATTATTTGGGACAAAAGAATTTACGATTTCTACTGTAATGAAAAAAAGAAAAATGAAAACTCCTACTAAAAAGGAGGAAACCAAATGA
- a CDS encoding ABC transporter ATP-binding protein, giving the protein MSLLEVKKLTKNFGGLAAVSMVSMELYPNELVGLIGPNGAGKTTLFNLLTGVYQPTEGSIDLEIKGKKQSLIGKKTYNITDMGLGRTFQNIRLFKNLTVLDNVLIGMHAKKKVGALAGIIRTPHFYQSEEKMKKDAIALLTIFNLEDKVAELAKNLPYGEQRRLEIVRALATKPKILFLDEPAAGMNPQETADLTALIRQIQRDFEITILLIEHDMSLVMNVCERIYVLEYGRMIAHGTPAEIKNNQAVIKAYLGGD; this is encoded by the coding sequence ATGAGTTTATTAGAAGTGAAAAAATTGACTAAAAACTTTGGTGGCTTGGCAGCTGTTTCAATGGTGTCTATGGAACTTTATCCCAACGAATTAGTCGGGTTGATTGGACCAAATGGAGCTGGTAAAACAACGCTATTTAATTTATTAACAGGAGTCTATCAACCAACAGAAGGCAGTATTGATTTAGAAATCAAAGGTAAAAAACAGTCCTTAATTGGAAAAAAAACCTATAACATTACAGATATGGGCTTAGGCCGAACCTTTCAAAATATTCGATTATTCAAAAATCTAACCGTATTAGACAATGTTTTAATTGGTATGCATGCAAAAAAAAAAGTCGGAGCATTAGCTGGTATAATCCGTACACCTCATTTTTATCAGTCTGAAGAAAAAATGAAAAAAGACGCGATTGCATTACTTACTATTTTTAATTTAGAAGATAAAGTAGCTGAACTAGCTAAGAATTTACCTTATGGGGAACAAAGGCGTTTAGAGATTGTTCGCGCACTAGCAACGAAACCAAAAATTTTGTTTTTAGATGAACCTGCAGCTGGAATGAATCCACAAGAAACAGCTGATTTAACCGCTTTAATTCGCCAGATTCAAAGAGATTTTGAAATCACGATTTTATTAATCGAACATGATATGTCTCTAGTTATGAACGTTTGCGAGCGAATTTATGTGTTGGAATACGGCCGGATGATTGCTCATGGAACACCAGCAGAAATAAAAAACAATCAAGCGGTTATTAAAGCTTATTTAGGTGGTGATTAG
- a CDS encoding ABC transporter ATP-binding protein, producing MLEVKKLTVHYGVIQATKEVSFQVKEGEIVSLIGANGAGKSTILKAISGLHRATSGDILYQGKPIQKESTKKIVELGISQVPEGRHVFGGMTVLENLEMGAFLRKDKAEIQKDFKMVFERFPILEERKKQDTATLSGGEQQMVAMGRALMSRPKLLLLDEPSMGLAPIFIKEIFAIIKMINAQGTTVLLIEQNAKVALEIAQQGYVLETGRVVKSGTGKELLASDDVQKAYLGG from the coding sequence ATGTTAGAAGTCAAAAAGTTAACCGTTCATTATGGCGTAATACAAGCAACGAAAGAAGTAAGTTTCCAGGTGAAAGAAGGCGAAATTGTCTCGCTAATTGGAGCTAATGGAGCAGGTAAGTCAACGATTCTTAAAGCGATATCTGGTTTGCATCGAGCAACTTCAGGCGATATTCTCTACCAAGGTAAGCCGATTCAAAAGGAATCTACGAAGAAAATTGTTGAACTAGGTATTTCTCAAGTTCCAGAAGGACGGCATGTCTTTGGAGGGATGACCGTTCTTGAAAATCTGGAAATGGGTGCTTTTCTTCGTAAAGATAAAGCTGAAATCCAAAAAGATTTTAAAATGGTATTTGAGCGATTTCCTATTCTAGAAGAGCGAAAAAAACAAGACACAGCCACTTTATCTGGTGGAGAACAACAAATGGTGGCTATGGGAAGAGCTTTGATGTCTCGTCCTAAATTGTTGCTATTAGATGAGCCTTCAATGGGACTTGCCCCTATTTTCATTAAAGAAATATTTGCTATTATCAAGATGATCAATGCTCAGGGCACAACAGTTTTACTTATCGAACAGAATGCTAAAGTTGCCCTAGAAATAGCGCAACAAGGCTACGTATTAGAGACAGGAAGAGTCGTGAAAAGTGGAACGGGTAAAGAATTGTTGGCTAGTGATGATGTACAAAAAGCCTATTTAGGGGGATAA
- a CDS encoding CBS and ACT domain-containing protein, whose protein sequence is MNVKNYMTSKVVTVSEDTKVLEALDIMKEHKFHRLPVVRKDKMIGLITEEIIQENSPSTATSLSIHEMNYLLTKTTVGDIMHKKIITIGADALLEEAADLMLKNEVGVLPVVEDRDNVIGIITDKDLFRAFIDVMGYNNKGSRVVIDIKKDHSGILKDITNILADEHVSINQIAVYRQNDITQVVIQMDSPNTDKIKEILTDKGYTVSSATVKEGN, encoded by the coding sequence ATGAATGTAAAAAATTATATGACATCAAAAGTTGTGACAGTTTCTGAGGATACAAAAGTTTTAGAAGCTCTTGATATTATGAAAGAACATAAATTCCATCGTTTACCAGTTGTTCGAAAAGATAAAATGATTGGGTTAATCACCGAAGAGATTATTCAAGAAAATTCTCCATCAACGGCTACTAGTTTAAGCATTCATGAAATGAACTACTTATTGACAAAGACGACTGTTGGAGATATTATGCACAAAAAAATTATCACTATTGGAGCGGATGCTTTGTTAGAAGAAGCAGCTGATTTGATGCTGAAAAATGAAGTCGGTGTATTGCCAGTAGTTGAAGATCGTGATAACGTTATAGGGATTATCACAGACAAAGATTTATTCAGAGCCTTTATCGACGTTATGGGATACAACAACAAAGGCAGTCGAGTTGTCATCGATATCAAAAAAGACCATTCTGGTATTCTAAAAGATATTACGAATATTCTTGCTGACGAGCATGTTAGTATCAATCAAATTGCGGTTTATCGACAAAATGATATCACTCAAGTCGTCATTCAAATGGATAGTCCTAATACAGATAAAATCAAAGAAATATTAACTGATAAAGGCTATACAGTGAGTTCAGCAACCGTTAAAGAGGGCAATTAA
- a CDS encoding DUF1002 domain-containing protein, whose amino-acid sequence MNKLKKLSIALVASVSLIGITVSVLPSLALASSGDIDTTIIDEKWGKPTFVYGGGLSDNQISETEKLLGINNPENVASVAVTGEDLIQYLKEGSGDTANMISSVLVQKENSGKGVEVTIETPENITQITQDQYANAAITAGVNDVKIVVASVKKVTGESALTGIYKAFDVNGEDLDQDRMAVAQKELETTNGIAQENIDKTDFDPAKFDQAIIEIKQELADLKEKQGELATKEDIERIINDALKNNQLENAVTQEQINQLMSLFEKYQQTSAIDSAQVKEQLLKLSDSVQSKFGEALQGAKDSGLLDRVGNFFSQIFDAIVGLFN is encoded by the coding sequence ATGAATAAGCTTAAAAAGTTAAGTATTGCGCTCGTTGCGTCCGTCAGTCTTATAGGAATAACCGTTTCTGTCCTGCCCTCACTCGCGCTAGCTTCGTCGGGTGATATTGACACAACAATAATAGATGAAAAATGGGGGAAACCAACTTTTGTATATGGAGGTGGTTTATCTGATAACCAAATTAGTGAAACAGAAAAATTACTAGGAATCAACAACCCTGAAAATGTAGCAAGCGTCGCTGTAACAGGCGAGGATTTAATCCAATACCTAAAAGAGGGATCAGGGGATACGGCTAACATGATTTCATCTGTTTTAGTCCAAAAAGAAAATTCAGGTAAAGGTGTAGAAGTAACTATTGAAACACCGGAAAATATTACCCAAATTACCCAAGACCAATACGCCAATGCAGCCATCACAGCAGGGGTTAACGATGTTAAAATTGTTGTAGCAAGTGTTAAGAAAGTTACCGGGGAAAGCGCCTTGACAGGTATTTACAAAGCTTTTGATGTAAATGGAGAAGACTTAGATCAAGACCGGATGGCTGTTGCTCAAAAAGAATTAGAAACGACAAATGGTATTGCGCAAGAGAATATAGATAAGACTGACTTCGATCCTGCAAAATTCGACCAAGCGATTATCGAAATCAAACAAGAATTAGCAGATTTAAAAGAAAAACAAGGTGAGTTAGCAACCAAAGAAGACATTGAGCGAATCATAAATGATGCATTAAAAAACAATCAATTAGAAAATGCAGTAACACAAGAACAAATCAATCAATTAATGAGCTTATTTGAGAAATACCAACAAACAAGTGCCATTGACTCAGCACAAGTGAAAGAGCAATTACTAAAACTATCCGATTCAGTCCAATCAAAATTTGGCGAAGCACTTCAAGGTGCTAAAGATAGTGGACTGCTTGATAGAGTGGGGAATTTCTTTAGTCAAATCTTTGATGCAATCGTTGGATTGTTTAATTAA
- a CDS encoding helix-turn-helix transcriptional regulator has product MEKEIIEQYKKIVYYFGELLGPTYEVILHVLTSEKESYIGAIANGELSGRSLTNPLTDFALNLIEDKVYLEKEFITGYKGTMSNGKEFRSSTLFIKDSDGKLTGLLCINFDIDQYKYIAKDILGLAQIILPLNDLTAEHTNPYIENFSNSVRDIVLTVIDSKLLSPDVKLSQNQKIEIIEILEEKGVFQIKGAVVEVAATLTISEASVYRYLQAVMRKKEA; this is encoded by the coding sequence TTGGAAAAAGAAATTATTGAACAGTATAAAAAAATTGTCTATTACTTCGGGGAACTTTTAGGTCCAACATATGAAGTTATTTTACATGTCCTTACTTCTGAAAAAGAGTCTTATATTGGAGCTATTGCTAACGGGGAATTAAGTGGCCGCAGTTTAACAAATCCGTTAACTGATTTTGCACTAAATTTAATTGAAGATAAGGTTTATTTAGAAAAGGAGTTCATAACTGGATATAAAGGCACGATGTCTAACGGAAAAGAATTTCGTTCTTCGACACTTTTTATCAAAGACTCAGATGGAAAACTAACGGGCTTATTGTGTATTAATTTCGATATCGATCAATACAAATATATTGCTAAAGATATTTTAGGTCTTGCGCAAATCATCTTACCTTTAAATGATTTAACAGCTGAACATACGAATCCTTATATTGAAAATTTTTCAAATTCTGTTCGAGACATCGTTTTAACAGTCATTGACTCTAAATTATTAAGTCCTGATGTTAAGTTGTCTCAAAATCAAAAAATCGAAATTATTGAAATTTTGGAGGAAAAAGGTGTTTTTCAAATTAAAGGGGCAGTTGTCGAAGTCGCTGCTACATTAACTATCTCCGAAGCTAGCGTTTACCGTTACTTACAAGCCGTTATGCGTAAAAAAGAAGCTTAA
- a CDS encoding PTS sugar transporter subunit IIC, whose product MDILFGTLLLLLVLAFFTLFNYKAPQGSKAMGALASAACASFLVEAFHLAFFGNVLNIEFLKEVGGANGSLGGVAAAILVPLALGVSPVYAVLVGLSLSGLGILPGFIAGYLISFVILYMEKKIPGGLDLIVIIVVAAPLARLIGSLTSPVVDATLMQIGEILTATADTSPVMMGIILGGIITVVATAPLSSMALTAMLGLTGVPMAIGALAVFGSSFLNYVLFSKMKFGSKKDTISVAIEPLTQADIISANPIPIYVTNFIGGAASGIIISLMGLINNTPGTATPIAGFAVMFAYNPAGKVLIAAFACMIVSTLAGFLGSYVFRNFKIKTAEQIRSGNINTKESVLESTSEIEETVIV is encoded by the coding sequence ATGGATATTTTATTTGGGACATTATTATTACTGCTGGTTTTAGCGTTTTTTACTTTATTCAACTACAAAGCACCTCAAGGATCGAAAGCTATGGGCGCATTAGCTAGTGCTGCTTGTGCTAGTTTCTTGGTTGAAGCTTTTCATTTAGCTTTTTTCGGGAATGTGCTAAACATTGAATTCCTAAAAGAAGTTGGGGGAGCAAACGGAAGTCTTGGAGGCGTTGCCGCAGCAATCTTAGTGCCTTTGGCATTGGGAGTTTCACCTGTCTATGCTGTTCTTGTTGGTCTTTCTTTATCCGGACTTGGAATTTTACCTGGCTTTATTGCTGGATACTTAATTTCATTTGTTATTCTATATATGGAGAAAAAAATACCCGGTGGTTTAGATTTGATTGTCATTATTGTCGTTGCAGCACCGCTTGCTCGTTTAATTGGATCGTTAACGTCACCAGTAGTCGATGCAACATTGATGCAAATTGGTGAAATACTAACTGCTACAGCTGACACGAGTCCAGTTATGATGGGAATAATTTTGGGAGGCATTATAACAGTTGTGGCTACAGCGCCACTAAGTTCCATGGCTTTAACCGCAATGTTAGGGTTAACAGGCGTTCCAATGGCTATTGGTGCATTGGCTGTTTTTGGTTCATCCTTTCTAAATTACGTTTTATTTAGTAAAATGAAATTTGGAAGTAAAAAAGATACTATCTCAGTAGCAATAGAACCGCTGACGCAAGCCGATATCATCTCAGCAAATCCGATACCGATTTATGTTACAAATTTTATCGGTGGAGCAGCAAGTGGAATCATTATATCTCTAATGGGATTAATCAATAACACGCCAGGTACAGCAACACCAATAGCTGGCTTTGCCGTCATGTTTGCTTATAATCCGGCTGGCAAAGTATTAATTGCAGCATTTGCATGTATGATTGTTAGTACCCTTGCAGGTTTTCTAGGATCTTATGTTTTTAGAAACTTTAAAATAAAAACCGCTGAACAAATTAGGTCTGGAAATATAAATACAAAAGAATCTGTTTTAGAATCAACTAGTGAAATTGAAGAAACGGTTATTGTATAA